The DNA segment GCAATAAATCTAACGTATgggaaattaaagtaataattacaaaaaaaaaaaagacctgaAGCATGGATCAGTTTCTATTGAAGTCTTAACATTTAAAATGTTATCATTTCAGTCTTGAACAATTTAAGAATTAGAATTCAAActcctgatttttttttttttaaaagattgGTTTATACAGGCTTTAATTTGGCTTATAAATTGCAAACATTTCAGCATTATGTCAAAATCTGAAAATGTTTCAAATCATAAGGTTGAATCTTTTACTTGTAGATATAGTTTACATAATAATAGTTGTCAATGTATAATTCCGCGGACTTGTTTTACTTAACATTTTGAGACTTTTCAACCTTAATTTACAATACAGGCACTTTTAATAATTACCCCAAAATTACAACAGGATATGTAGTCATACACTAACCTGCATGGCTCCTTTAGAGACAATGTCTTCACAAAGTTTGTTGGAATTGCGAACAAGATTgcttaatgcaccagcagcattggCTTTAGTCTTGTCTTCTTCGGTTGAGAGCAGCAAATTTGCTAATTGAGGTATAGATCTTCGTAGCTCATCATACAGCATGTCATTATGGTAGGCGGCGTTTCCAATCTGAAAAAAGAGGAAGATTAGATGTGCTGTTGCAGACATATGGCTTCATTACTACGCATATTCACACGTTCTGATTCTCACGAAATGAATTCAATCAATTGTCCCAACAATATATCTTAACAGAATAATGGAAACCATCATTGCTACGCAGCTCAAAGCAAGGATGGTAAAGCTATGCTGCATTAAAACAGATCTTACAGCAAAACAAGCAAATTTCCGCGTGCGTTTATCTGGGTCAGCACATCGATCAATGAGAAGGCCAATTATATGATGTCTTGCCTACAAATCATAATAAACAATGAGAACAAGCACAAGTATTCCAGCTATTATAGTGGTACATTCATTAAGCCCGTGCATGTGAATCCAAAGAGATTAATTTATATCTAACAACTCGAATTGTACAGAAAGAAATTAATTTGTGACTTTTTAATAGAAATGTCCTCAACAATCCACAAGATTGAGCATAACACAGCAATTTTTTTCTCCACACTTACCAGTAAGCCATAGAAGTAGGAGCTGTGCCGACACATGTTGCCTAGAGCGCTGCATGCCTTTGCACGTACATTGGGATCTTCGTGCGTAAGGAACTCCTTCAAGAATTCCAATATAGAAGCTCCATTAATGTGATCATAAAAACCCTGAACACCAATAATACCCAAGCTTATCACTTATCAGCTGGTACTTGAGCACTTAAAAAAAATCTGTTCATTCATATTAGCTATTAGGCAAAATTCGTAAAACTGTGCAACACTTTCCCGTCTTAACTTTATTCCTTAAAAGCGATGTTAGTCTACAAATTCAATCGCACAAATGAAAGAAGTAAAATAATTTGTTTTAATACTACCCAATCTTTATagtaattattgtaatattaaaactaaaaaaaaaaggaaaagaaaactcaACAACGcaagttaagaattgagaaacgGAAACAATAATGCAAAATTGAAGCAGTTTTGAATTTGATTCAGAACAAAATTAATAACCCCAGGCTGGGAAATGATAACTTTAACGCCAACAAAAAGCAAGACTAGGAAAAGGTTATTTATATGAGCCGTGCATGGAGATGCGATGTCTTAGTTTGTTTGGAATATTTTAACTTTACGCAAGGCTTCACCCTCGGCAAACTTCTCTGCAGTACAGTAAAAGGgacatttaatttattatttcaatATGGAGACAGAATAATAAGAAAGAAATAAAACCTGACAGAAATAAAACCTGACCTTGTCCATACGAGCTAGATCAGAAATAATCATCACAGCATCCAGCATGACCTCCTTTGGACTTGAGTTATTAAGCAATCTTCTCACTCTGTTTGGATCCAAGAGGCCTTTGCCCACAAGCTGAACTGCAAGAGGCCGGTGGGCCACCATTTTGGCTAGAAATGCAACCGGCCTTCCCAAATCCTTCAACTCCAAATGTTCCAAGCATCGAAGAATGATGCCTGGCACCCCCACCTAAAATGTTCGGTAGCAATTGAATAAAAAGCACTCGTAAGTTTCTTTTAACGATAGCTTTGTGACAGAGCATTTTATCCTGTTCCCACAACAGAGGAACTACAAGCACAATTTAAGACAATTGCTGATAAAGGCATGGAAGTTATCAGGCAGAATTGCAATGGACATTAGTAACTTTAAACCTTCTTCTAAAAATTTTAGAAGACTAGTCGGTCCAGTAAGGTTCAGTACATTTTCATCCAAAGGTCATGTTAAAATGGTTACAAAATGGGATGAAAAGAGTCTTCCATGCTGTGACCTGTGAACCAGGGCAAAGAAAGAATGCAGAAAAGCAAGGAAGTTTATCTAACCTCCAGAAGGATTTTAAGATACTTTCCCATGTCTTCCTCAATTGCTTTAACCATATTCTTATCTTCCATGCATATTCTCCCACCAGGTGAACCCATGCTGAGAAGGAACCCACTGCTTACAGAAGCTGTGGCTGAAGGCAAACCAGGAGCATTCTGTACAGCAACAAAAGGAAAGGCTAAGAGATCAATTACTGCATTTGTTATGTCTCTGACACCGTCCTTCCCTCCACCTGGCCCACCCCAGCACTTCACGAGCTTGAGATGCACATCAGATATCAACTCCGAAATGAGCTTGACATGTTCACTCTTGACTAATATCTGGCGAAAAATTGAGGTGCCACCTGGAAGACAGTGGCATATCGACGATATTGTCCATATGACCCCAAGAGGGGATAACCCAACTCGATCATTTGTGCTGTCCATTCCTTGAGGAGAGGCAGTCAGATGGTTGTTGGTTAACAACTCAATAAGAAGCAGAGGGATACCACTTGCACATAACTGTTGTACAGCTAATGGACCTCCCCATTTCAGTCTCGATTCTAATAAGCCAACACACCCATCCCTAAAGCCGTGCCAATATGAGAGAACACTATTTACTCTATTGGGGCCTATTTCACTTTCATTGCCTGTTGAAATCTTGAGGTGTTCACAGATTGTGCCAGTGCGAGGAATCAAAGGCACTGCTATTTCAGAAATAGAAGACTCAACAGAAGTTCCACTTTCAAGAGATAGAATGGATGCAAGAGCCAGCATGGCTGAGGCACAATGAGGTTGCAATGAACTTTTTGTTCTGTCATCATGTGAAAATTGATGGGCAATAACTGAAAGTCGGGATAGCTGCTTCTTTGGAGAGGTTGTAAGCATAAACAGTGCAGAATTTCTTCCAGTTGACTTCAAACACTGAGCAACTGTTGCAAGTATAAGGCATGAATGCAAAATTAGGGCAGAAGGATTCACTAGTTTGCTCTTGAAGTTATTTGTTTCACCCATTAGATTATCTTTGTTTGAAGAGGAAGCACACAAAGATAAAATGGAGAAGATCTCAGAAACAATAGTTCCATCTCCCCCGCCGCTAACAACAGTAGTAACAGGAAGAGAACTAGGCAAACCACACAGAACACCAGGCACAATTGCACTATGCAGGCAGCACCTTGACAAAAGCTGAAACATTTTAAGAATGAATTTGGAAGTGTGAGCAAAAGTATGTGAACAACAAATAGTTTTTAAATAAGCTATGTTCTTCAATCATTGTAGCACGGGAACAATCTAAAAAACTAATGATGCAAGAAAAGCACCTGAATACTAGCAGAGAGTACAGCCTCTAGACGTTGGTGAAGGCAATAATAAATAGCCACCTGCACAGCCTTTGATTTTAGGAGTGCTCTTGTCACTGCGTCAATAATTCTGGCTGAATCTGTCCCAGTCAATGAACCTCTTTCCTGGTCTCTAATGTCAAGTCGGACTAAAGAATGACTCCACAAAGCATTTAGTGGAAATAAATACACATTTGACTTCACGAAAAGAGTTTCCACTGCATCTATCAATGACCACATAGCCCTACAAGCCTCGCAAGCAGCTCGCAACATATTTGTAGAACCTGAAATGAGACTTGAGCCTGATGTTGCTAAACTAAGGCATAAATGTTCAACTAATCCACATGTCTTAGCATGATCTAAAATACGCTTCATTGTTTCATTCATTACTGGAGTAGAAACTGCTTCAGGACTTGAATTCAAAGAAGTGGTTTTAAGACCCTGAGCTACTCTTGATAACACAACTGTGATGCAAGCACTGGCCTCATACAGAACTCTTCCAGAGGTGTCCTCATTGGAACCGACAACCTATGCATTCATTGTTATCAAAAACTGAAAGCGAGGACATTAATGGGTAGAAGAATTAATGTTTCAGATAAGGGCATAATACCTGTGCAAAAATTTCAATTAGGGCAACCCAATGTGTGAAATATGATGCTCCAATACCATCGCCTTTGTTATCTAATAACAGTTTCATAATAACGAAACTCTGCATAATAAAACAATTGGAGTTATAATCCACATCCAATCATCAGATTTTGAAAAGAATACAGTTCACAGCACATGGTGATGGAAGATATCCAGCTTTTTCAATAATGAAAAGAATTTCTGAATTCGTGCAGTAACTTTTGGCAAAACTCGTTGCCAAAAATAATTAATTCCAAAAGTGAGGAAAGGAGAACAAAtatctacaaaaaaaaaaaaaaaaaaaaaaaacacaattcTGGAACGAAGCACATGATCATCGATTATAGATGCTGCCTTGCCAAGTCTCTTTAGTCTTTTATGACATTTAGAACTGGCATAAAAAATTTGAAATCAACATCGATCATAATTTTATAACCTTGTACAATCACAATAATGAAGTAAACCAAAATCCATTCATAAACAATCCAAGTATCCAGCACCTTGTGTCATTGCAATTCAAGCATGGCAAATAAAGTAAAAAAGACTGCAGGCTTCCAAGTGCAATCCAGCCGCAATATACCTTTGCAATTAAATCATTGAGTTCCAAGGATTTCAAGCTGATTGTTATGGCAGTGAAGTCGAGAAGTTCACATAATATTTCGTCAAGCAAC comes from the Hevea brasiliensis isolate MT/VB/25A 57/8 chromosome 5, ASM3005281v1, whole genome shotgun sequence genome and includes:
- the LOC110667751 gene encoding serine/threonine-protein kinase TIO isoform X1, with protein sequence MGVENYHVIELVGEGSFGKVYKGRRKFTGQTVAMKFIMKHGKSEKDIHNLRQEIEILRKLKHENIIEMLDSFESPQEFCVVTEFAQGELFEILEDDKCLPEEQVQAIAKQLVRALHYLHSNRIIHRDMKPQNILIGAGSVVKLCDFGFARAMSTNTVVLRSIKGTPLYMAPELVREQPYNHTADLWSLGVILYELFVGQPPFYTNSVYALIRHIVKDPVKYPDDMSPNFKNFLKGLLNKVPQNRLTWPALLEHPFIKETLDELEAREMQAATAAARGCDAAWRGEGNMIQASTDVAVSSPEGRSNSVAAVQNCNAPKLHNDSKLNSPNAATGNSSPLEEFPGFASPNDVKQSGSQALDRLENNSRTVKGAQIIGQDNEALALVLLPLKRWSKESQHSCRDQDVPTSNQSLRILSNLAAAGAIQSSRLLDEILCELLDFTAITISLKSLELNDLIAKSFVIMKLLLDNKGDGIGASYFTHWVALIEIFAQVVGSNEDTSGRVLYEASACITVVLSRVAQGLKTTSLNSSPEAVSTPVMNETMKRILDHAKTCGLVEHLCLSLATSGSSLISGSTNMLRAACEACRAMWSLIDAVETLFVKSNVYLFPLNALWSHSLVRLDIRDQERGSLTGTDSARIIDAVTRALLKSKAVQVAIYYCLHQRLEAVLSASIQLLSRCCLHSAIVPGVLCGLPSSLPVTTVVSGGGDGTIVSEIFSILSLCASSSNKDNLMGETNNFKSKLVNPSALILHSCLILATVAQCLKSTGRNSALFMLTTSPKKQLSRLSVIAHQFSHDDRTKSSLQPHCASAMLALASILSLESGTSVESSISEIAVPLIPRTGTICEHLKISTGNESEIGPNRVNSVLSYWHGFRDGCVGLLESRLKWGGPLAVQQLCASGIPLLLIELLTNNHLTASPQGMDSTNDRVGLSPLGVIWTISSICHCLPGGTSIFRQILVKSEHVKLISELISDVHLKLVKCWGGPGGGKDGVRDITNAVIDLLAFPFVAVQNAPGLPSATASVSSGFLLSMGSPGGRICMEDKNMVKAIEEDMGKYLKILLEVGVPGIILRCLEHLELKDLGRPVAFLAKMVAHRPLAVQLVGKGLLDPNRVRRLLNNSSPKEVMLDAVMIISDLARMDKGFYDHINGASILEFLKEFLTHEDPNVRAKACSALGNMCRHSSYFYGLLARHHIIGLLIDRCADPDKRTRKFACFAIGNAAYHNDMLYDELRRSIPQLANLLLSTEEDKTKANAAGALSNLVRNSNKLCEDIVSKGAMQALLKLVADCSAIALNPSRRDAVNESPLKIALFSLAKMCAHPPCRQFLRSSELFPVIGQLRQSPESTIANYASVIMSKVAEA
- the LOC110667751 gene encoding serine/threonine-protein kinase TIO isoform X2, which translates into the protein MGVENYHVIELVGEGSFGKVYKGRRKFTGQTVAMKFIMKHGKSEKDIHNLRQEIEILRKLKHENIIEMLDSFESPQEFCVVTEFAQGELFEILEDDKCLPEEQVQAIAKQLVRALHYLHSNRIIHRDMKPQNILIGAGSVVKLCDFGFARAMSTNTVVLRSIKGTPLYMAPELVREQPYNHTADLWSLGVILYELFVGQPPFYTNSVYALIRHIVKDPVKYPDDMSPNFKNFLKGLLNKVPQNRLTWPALLEHPFIKETLDELEAREMQAATAAARGCDAAWRGEGNMIQASTDVAVSSPEATGNSSPLEEFPGFASPNDVKQSGSQALDRLENNSRTVKGAQIIGQDNEALALVLLPLKRWSKESQHSCRDQDVPTSNQSLRILSNLAAAGAIQSSRLLDEILCELLDFTAITISLKSLELNDLIAKSFVIMKLLLDNKGDGIGASYFTHWVALIEIFAQVVGSNEDTSGRVLYEASACITVVLSRVAQGLKTTSLNSSPEAVSTPVMNETMKRILDHAKTCGLVEHLCLSLATSGSSLISGSTNMLRAACEACRAMWSLIDAVETLFVKSNVYLFPLNALWSHSLVRLDIRDQERGSLTGTDSARIIDAVTRALLKSKAVQVAIYYCLHQRLEAVLSASIQLLSRCCLHSAIVPGVLCGLPSSLPVTTVVSGGGDGTIVSEIFSILSLCASSSNKDNLMGETNNFKSKLVNPSALILHSCLILATVAQCLKSTGRNSALFMLTTSPKKQLSRLSVIAHQFSHDDRTKSSLQPHCASAMLALASILSLESGTSVESSISEIAVPLIPRTGTICEHLKISTGNESEIGPNRVNSVLSYWHGFRDGCVGLLESRLKWGGPLAVQQLCASGIPLLLIELLTNNHLTASPQGMDSTNDRVGLSPLGVIWTISSICHCLPGGTSIFRQILVKSEHVKLISELISDVHLKLVKCWGGPGGGKDGVRDITNAVIDLLAFPFVAVQNAPGLPSATASVSSGFLLSMGSPGGRICMEDKNMVKAIEEDMGKYLKILLEVGVPGIILRCLEHLELKDLGRPVAFLAKMVAHRPLAVQLVGKGLLDPNRVRRLLNNSSPKEVMLDAVMIISDLARMDKGFYDHINGASILEFLKEFLTHEDPNVRAKACSALGNMCRHSSYFYGLLARHHIIGLLIDRCADPDKRTRKFACFAIGNAAYHNDMLYDELRRSIPQLANLLLSTEEDKTKANAAGALSNLVRNSNKLCEDIVSKGAMQALLKLVADCSAIALNPSRRDAVNESPLKIALFSLAKMCAHPPCRQFLRSSELFPVIGQLRQSPESTIANYASVIMSKVAEA